From the Paraburkholderia sp. PREW-6R genome, one window contains:
- a CDS encoding histone H1-like DNA-binding protein: MATAKKAAAKKPAAKKVAAKKAAPAKKAAPAKKVAAKKVAVKKVAAKKAAPAKKVAAKKAAPAKKVAAKKVAVKKVAAKKAAPAKKAAVKKVAAKKAAPAKKAAAKKAAPAKKAAAKKAAPAKKAAAKKAAPAKKAAAKTAAPAKKAPAKKAAAAPAKKAAPAKKAVAKKAAPAPAATSVSSAPAATVKTALNPAAAWPFPTGSRP, encoded by the coding sequence ATGGCAACTGCAAAAAAAGCCGCCGCCAAGAAACCCGCAGCGAAGAAGGTCGCAGCCAAGAAGGCTGCACCGGCTAAGAAAGCTGCTCCGGCGAAGAAAGTCGCTGCCAAGAAAGTGGCAGTGAAGAAGGTTGCAGCGAAGAAGGCAGCACCGGCGAAGAAGGTTGCAGCGAAGAAAGCTGCACCGGCAAAGAAGGTTGCAGCCAAGAAAGTCGCAGTGAAGAAGGTCGCGGCGAAGAAGGCAGCACCGGCGAAGAAAGCCGCAGTGAAGAAGGTTGCAGCAAAGAAGGCGGCACCGGCGAAGAAGGCCGCAGCGAAGAAGGCTGCACCGGCTAAGAAGGCTGCTGCGAAAAAGGCTGCGCCTGCTAAAAAGGCCGCTGCTAAAAAGGCTGCGCCCGCGAAAAAGGCTGCCGCTAAAACGGCTGCGCCTGCCAAGAAGGCTCCCGCGAAGAAAGCTGCCGCTGCTCCCGCGAAGAAGGCTGCACCTGCGAAGAAGGCTGTCGCCAAGAAGGCTGCGCCTGCACCCGCTGCGACTTCTGTCTCGAGCGCACCGGCGGCGACGGTGAAGACCGCGCTGAACCCCGCAGCGGCATGGCCGTTCCCGACGGGCAGCCGTCCGTAA
- a CDS encoding ribonucleotide-diphosphate reductase subunit beta: MLNWDDEITAVTPSSATQQNVLRNAAGSAVGSQVVTRSTPHAPSAQEVFANDIAVAPVASASLANETAAVSEARVNVADKRIINGQTDVNQLVPFKYKWAWEKYLAGCANHWMPQEVNMSRDIALWKDPNGLTEDERRIVKRNLGFFVTADSLAANNIVLGTYRHITAPECRQFLLRQAFEEAIHTHAYQYIVESLGLDEGEIFNAYHEVSSIRAKDEFLIPYIHVLTDPAFKTGTLEADQTLLRSLIVFACVMEGLFFYVGFTQILALGRQNKMTGAAEQYQYILRDESMHCNFGIDLINQIKLENPQLWTAEFRAEIREIFQQAVELEYRYAEDTMPRGVLGLNASMFKSYLRFICNRRCQQIGLDPLYPNEENPFPWMSEMIDLKKERNFFETRVIEYQTGGALTWE, translated from the coding sequence ATGCTCAACTGGGATGACGAGATCACTGCCGTAACTCCCTCGAGCGCGACGCAACAGAATGTGTTGCGCAACGCTGCGGGATCGGCTGTTGGTTCGCAAGTCGTAACGCGTTCCACTCCTCATGCTCCCTCGGCTCAGGAAGTCTTCGCGAACGACATCGCTGTCGCTCCCGTTGCCTCCGCTTCTCTCGCGAACGAAACGGCAGCCGTTTCGGAAGCGCGGGTCAACGTCGCCGACAAGCGCATCATCAACGGCCAGACCGACGTCAATCAGTTGGTGCCGTTCAAATACAAGTGGGCGTGGGAAAAGTATCTGGCGGGTTGCGCCAACCACTGGATGCCGCAAGAAGTAAACATGTCGCGCGACATCGCTCTCTGGAAAGACCCGAACGGGCTGACCGAAGACGAGCGCCGCATCGTCAAGCGCAACCTGGGCTTCTTCGTGACGGCCGACTCCCTCGCCGCCAACAATATCGTGCTGGGCACCTACCGCCATATCACGGCGCCCGAATGCCGCCAGTTTCTGCTGCGCCAGGCGTTCGAAGAGGCGATCCACACGCACGCTTACCAATACATCGTCGAATCATTGGGGCTCGACGAAGGCGAAATCTTTAACGCGTATCACGAGGTCTCCTCGATCCGCGCGAAAGACGAATTCCTGATTCCGTACATCCACGTGCTGACCGATCCGGCCTTCAAGACCGGCACGCTCGAAGCAGACCAGACGCTGCTGCGCTCGCTGATCGTGTTCGCGTGTGTGATGGAAGGCCTGTTCTTTTACGTCGGCTTTACGCAAATCCTGGCGCTGGGTCGCCAGAACAAGATGACCGGCGCGGCGGAACAGTACCAGTACATCCTGCGCGACGAGTCGATGCACTGCAATTTCGGCATCGACCTGATCAACCAGATCAAACTCGAAAACCCGCAACTCTGGACGGCTGAGTTCCGCGCGGAAATCCGCGAGATTTTCCAGCAAGCGGTCGAACTTGAATATCGTTACGCCGAAGATACGATGCCGCGCGGGGTGCTCGGCCTCAACGCGTCGATGTTCAAGAGCTATCTGCGCTTCATCTGCAACCGCCGTTGCCAGCAGATCGGTCTCGATCCGCTGTACCCGAACGAGGAAAACCCGTTCCCGTGGATGAGCGAGATGATCGACCTGAAGAAAGAACGCAATTTCTTCGAAACACGAGTGATCGAATATCAGACTGGCGGCGCGCTGACCTGGGAGTGA
- a CDS encoding glycine zipper 2TM domain-containing protein, with product MKTTSRLVVAALIAGSLAMSGCAYNSSSADVYTASQAQREETVRMGTVDSVRAVKISSNNGQPSGLGAIGGGALGAVAGSALGGGRGSIVTGIIGGLAGAVAGNAVENGAAVRDGIEITVRLDNGDMRAITQSATGEIFRAGERVRLLSSGGVTRVTH from the coding sequence ATGAAAACAACGAGTCGCCTGGTGGTCGCGGCGCTGATTGCCGGTTCGCTGGCCATGTCGGGCTGCGCCTACAACAGCAGCTCTGCCGACGTGTACACCGCGTCGCAGGCACAGCGCGAAGAAACGGTCCGCATGGGGACGGTCGACAGCGTGCGTGCGGTCAAGATCAGTTCCAACAATGGCCAGCCGAGCGGGCTCGGCGCAATCGGTGGCGGCGCGTTGGGCGCGGTCGCCGGCAGCGCACTGGGCGGCGGGCGCGGCTCGATCGTCACCGGCATCATCGGCGGTCTCGCGGGCGCGGTGGCCGGCAATGCGGTCGAGAACGGCGCAGCCGTGCGCGATGGCATCGAGATCACCGTGCGGCTCGATAACGGCGACATGCGCGCGATCACGCAAAGCGCAACGGGCGAAATCTTTCGTGCCGGCGAACGCGTACGCCTCCTCTCCAGCGGCGGTGTAACGCGCGTCACTCATTAG